In Acidimicrobiales bacterium, one DNA window encodes the following:
- a CDS encoding AAA family ATPase produces MSLDPNRWTLKTQEAVNAAINAARSNSNPEVTPEHLLVALLQQEEGVVMPILSKVGKAPLSVRNQANDAVAKLPKAYGSEARISRTFNEVLTVADQARSELGDEYISTEHLLLALADRIEVSREELLGALRDVRGSHQVTSQNPEDQYQALEKYGRDLTELARQGKLDPVIGRDEEIRRTIQVLSRRTKNNPVLIGEPGVGKTAIVEGLAGRIVEGDVPESLKNKQLVSLDLSSMVAGAKYRGEFEERLKAVLKEIADADGQVITFIDELHTIVGAGAAEGAMDAGNMIKPMLARGELRMIGATTLDEFRKHIEKDAALERRFQQVFVGEPSVEATIAILRGLKERYEVHHGVRIQDAALVAAGVLSDRYLTGRFLPDKAIDLVDESASKLRIEIDSMPTEIDVVDRRIRQLEIERVALAKETDEASAERLASLDAELADLREQKSGMVAHWQSEKDAIDRIRDLKEQLESRRSEVERESDLEKAAEIRYGQLPELERQVEEATAALTALQTEQKMLKEEVDEEDIAEVVSNWTGVPVTRLMEGELAKLVRLEEVLQQRVVGQDDAVHLVANAIRRSRAGISDPDRPIGSFLFLGPTGVGKTELARSLADFLFDDERAMVRIDMSEYMEKHSVSRLIGAPPGYVGYDEGGQLTEVVRRRPYAVVLLDEIEKAHSDVFNVLLQLLDDGRLTDGQGRTVDFSNVVLIMTSNLPGDPRDFFKPEFINRVDDIVRFRELTEDDLGHIVEIQLERLRKRLAERRIELEVTPAAAGLIAREGYDPAFGARPLKRVIQRELGDRLAMALLEGRFNDGDTVKVDVDGGTLTLA; encoded by the coding sequence ATGTCACTCGATCCCAACCGTTGGACGCTCAAGACCCAGGAGGCGGTCAACGCCGCCATCAATGCCGCCCGCTCCAACTCCAACCCCGAGGTCACCCCCGAGCATCTGCTGGTCGCGCTGCTGCAGCAGGAGGAAGGGGTGGTCATGCCCATCCTGTCCAAGGTGGGCAAGGCCCCGCTGTCGGTGCGCAACCAGGCCAACGATGCGGTGGCCAAGCTCCCCAAGGCCTACGGCAGCGAGGCCCGCATCTCGCGCACGTTCAACGAGGTGCTCACCGTCGCCGACCAGGCTCGCAGCGAGCTCGGCGACGAGTACATCTCCACCGAGCACCTCCTGTTGGCGCTGGCCGACCGCATCGAGGTGTCCCGCGAGGAGCTGCTCGGCGCGCTGCGCGACGTCCGCGGCAGCCACCAGGTCACCTCCCAGAACCCCGAGGACCAGTACCAGGCGCTCGAGAAGTACGGGCGCGACCTCACCGAGCTGGCCCGCCAGGGCAAGCTCGACCCCGTCATCGGCCGCGACGAGGAGATCCGCCGCACCATCCAGGTGCTGTCGCGGCGCACCAAGAACAACCCCGTGCTCATCGGCGAGCCCGGTGTCGGCAAGACCGCCATCGTCGAGGGTCTGGCCGGCCGCATCGTCGAGGGCGACGTCCCCGAGAGCCTGAAGAACAAGCAGCTGGTGTCGCTCGACCTGTCGTCGATGGTCGCCGGCGCCAAGTACCGCGGCGAGTTCGAGGAGCGGCTCAAGGCGGTGCTCAAGGAGATCGCCGACGCCGACGGCCAGGTCATCACCTTCATCGACGAGCTGCACACCATCGTCGGTGCCGGCGCGGCCGAAGGTGCCATGGACGCCGGCAACATGATCAAGCCCATGCTGGCCCGCGGCGAGCTGCGCATGATCGGTGCCACCACCCTCGACGAGTTCCGCAAGCACATCGAGAAGGACGCCGCGCTCGAGCGCCGCTTCCAGCAGGTGTTCGTCGGCGAGCCGTCGGTCGAGGCCACCATCGCCATCCTCCGTGGCCTCAAGGAGCGCTACGAGGTCCACCACGGCGTTCGCATCCAGGACGCGGCGCTCGTGGCCGCCGGTGTGCTCTCCGACCGCTACCTCACCGGGCGCTTCCTACCCGACAAGGCCATCGACCTCGTCGACGAGTCCGCCTCCAAGCTGCGCATCGAGATCGACTCGATGCCCACCGAGATCGACGTCGTCGACCGTCGCATCCGCCAGCTCGAGATCGAGCGGGTCGCCCTCGCGAAGGAGACCGACGAGGCCTCGGCCGAGCGGCTGGCATCGCTCGATGCCGAGCTGGCCGACCTGCGCGAGCAGAAGTCGGGCATGGTGGCCCACTGGCAGTCCGAGAAGGACGCCATCGACCGCATCCGCGACCTCAAGGAGCAGCTCGAGTCCCGGCGCTCCGAGGTCGAGCGCGAGTCCGACCTCGAGAAGGCGGCCGAGATCCGCTACGGCCAGCTCCCCGAGCTCGAGCGCCAGGTCGAGGAGGCCACCGCCGCGCTCACCGCACTGCAGACCGAGCAGAAGATGCTCAAGGAGGAGGTCGACGAGGAGGACATCGCCGAGGTCGTCAGCAACTGGACCGGCGTCCCCGTCACCCGGCTGATGGAGGGCGAGCTCGCCAAGCTGGTGCGCCTCGAGGAGGTGCTGCAGCAGCGGGTCGTCGGCCAGGACGACGCCGTGCACCTGGTGGCCAACGCGATCCGCCGCAGTCGCGCCGGCATCTCCGACCCCGACCGGCCCATCGGGTCGTTCCTGTTCCTCGGCCCCACCGGTGTCGGCAAGACCGAGCTGGCCCGCAGCCTGGCCGACTTCCTCTTCGACGACGAGCGGGCGATGGTCCGCATCGACATGTCCGAGTACATGGAGAAGCACTCGGTGAGCCGCCTCATCGGGGCGCCCCCCGGCTACGTCGGCTACGACGAGGGCGGCCAGCTCACCGAGGTGGTGCGGCGCCGGCCCTATGCGGTGGTGCTGCTCGACGAGATCGAGAAGGCCCACTCCGACGTGTTCAACGTGTTGTTGCAGCTGCTCGACGACGGTCGCCTCACCGACGGTCAGGGTCGCACGGTCGACTTCTCCAACGTCGTGCTGATCATGACGTCCAACCTGCCCGGCGATCCCCGCGACTTCTTCAAGCCCGAGTTCATCAACCGGGTCGACGACATCGTGCGGTTCCGCGAGCTCACCGAGGACGACCTGGGCCACATCGTCGAGATCCAGCTCGAGCGGTTGCGCAAGCGCCTCGCCGAGCGCCGCATCGAGCTCGAGGTCACCCCCGCGGCCGCCGGTCTCATCGCCCGCGAGGGCTACGACCCGGCCTTCGGTGCCCGACCGCTCAAGCGGGTCATCCAGCGTGAGCTGGGCGACCGTCTGGCCATGGCGTTGCTCGAGGGCCGGTTCAACGACGGCGACACCGTCAAGGTCGATGTCGACGGTGGCACCCTGACCCTTGCCTAG
- a CDS encoding helix-turn-helix transcriptional regulator, translating into MASRADDPARRSRVARDHAVYVISVAAELAGVHPQTLRIYERKGLVEPARTGGGSRRYSDDDVAMLRRIQDLTNEGLNLAGVKRVLEMEAEVAGLRDELDRVRREAEDAIAAAHRQYRRDLVPVNQAVVLYDKGRAARRRRGPGR; encoded by the coding sequence ATGGCGTCGCGTGCTGACGATCCGGCTCGCCGCTCTCGTGTGGCCCGCGATCACGCCGTGTATGTCATCTCGGTCGCGGCCGAGCTCGCCGGGGTCCACCCCCAGACCCTGCGCATCTACGAGCGCAAGGGTCTGGTCGAGCCGGCCCGCACCGGTGGCGGGAGTCGCCGCTACAGCGACGACGACGTCGCCATGTTGCGCCGCATCCAGGACCTCACCAACGAGGGCCTCAACCTGGCGGGGGTCAAGCGGGTGCTGGAGATGGAGGCCGAGGTCGCCGGGTTGCGAGACGAGCTCGACCGGGTCCGCCGTGAGGCCGAGGACGCCATCGCCGCCGCCCACCGCCAGTACCGGCGCGACCTGGTTCCGGTGAACCAGGCGGTCGTGCTCTACGACAAGGGGCGGGCGGCTCGTCGACGCCGCGGGCCAGGCCGCTGA
- the dnaJ gene encoding molecular chaperone DnaJ, whose amino-acid sequence MTAQSEWLDKDYYKVLGVSETASQKEITSAYRKLARDLHPDANPDDPKAEDRFKEVSAAYQIVGDPEKRKEYDEFRRLGPMAGGMGGAGGPGGSFTFTADDLGDLFGGLFTRGGRGGGGRGARGAGPQRGTDLEAALHLSFTDAVKGVTTEVHLTSDAPCSTCAGSGAKPGTAPVTCPRCGGRGLLDDNQGFFSFSQPCPSCAGRGQVVEEPCGTCRGTGVERRPRQVKVRIPAGVDDGQRIRLKGRGGAGRNGGPPGDLYVVVSVAEHPIFGRSAKHLTITVPITYPEAVLGADIRVPTLDGDPVTVRIPPGTRSGRTFRVRGRGVIPASGAPGDLLVTVEVAVPSKLSAAERKLVEQLAEVEPEVSPRAHLGV is encoded by the coding sequence GTGACCGCGCAGAGCGAATGGCTCGACAAGGACTACTACAAGGTGCTCGGCGTGTCCGAGACCGCGAGCCAGAAGGAGATCACCTCCGCCTACCGCAAGCTGGCCCGAGACCTGCACCCCGACGCCAACCCCGACGACCCCAAGGCCGAGGACCGCTTCAAGGAGGTCTCGGCGGCCTACCAGATCGTCGGCGACCCCGAGAAGCGCAAGGAGTACGACGAGTTCCGGCGCCTGGGCCCCATGGCCGGCGGTATGGGCGGCGCCGGCGGGCCAGGTGGGTCGTTCACCTTCACCGCCGACGATCTCGGCGACCTGTTCGGCGGGTTGTTCACCCGCGGCGGGCGCGGTGGTGGCGGTCGGGGCGCACGTGGCGCCGGTCCCCAGCGAGGCACCGACCTCGAGGCCGCGCTGCACCTCAGCTTCACCGACGCGGTCAAGGGTGTCACCACCGAGGTCCATCTCACCTCCGACGCCCCCTGTTCCACCTGTGCCGGCAGCGGCGCCAAGCCGGGTACGGCCCCGGTCACCTGTCCACGGTGTGGCGGGCGGGGCCTGCTCGACGACAATCAGGGCTTCTTCTCGTTCAGCCAGCCGTGCCCGAGCTGCGCCGGCCGGGGCCAGGTCGTCGAGGAGCCGTGCGGCACCTGCCGCGGCACCGGGGTCGAGCGCCGTCCCCGCCAGGTCAAGGTCCGCATCCCCGCCGGCGTCGACGACGGTCAGCGCATCCGGCTCAAGGGCCGCGGCGGTGCCGGCCGCAACGGCGGGCCGCCGGGCGATCTCTACGTGGTGGTGTCGGTGGCCGAGCACCCGATCTTCGGGCGGTCCGCCAAGCACCTCACCATCACCGTCCCCATCACCTATCCCGAAGCGGTGCTCGGTGCCGATATCCGGGTCCCCACCCTCGACGGCGACCCGGTCACGGTCCGGATCCCGCCCGGCACCCGATCGGGTCGCACGTTCCGGGTGCGTGGCCGTGGTGTCATCCCGGCGTCGGGCGCTCCTGGCGACCTGCTGGTCACCGTCGAGGTGGCGGTGCCGTCCAAGCTGTCGGCCGCCGAGCGCAAGCTCGTCGAGCAGCTGGCCGAGGTCGAACCCGAGGTCTCCCCCCGCGCCCACCTGGGAGTGTGA
- a CDS encoding nucleotide exchange factor GrpE, with protein sequence MTGAHPPDEHRPDPSGDEAPAASEPDAAGADPDPPTEASTRPDLGGLAPDDLESLATETFDRLDGVVAERDDYLDRLRRLQADFENYKKRSTKEHKEAGERATARLAESLLPVLDSCDAALVHGATAVEPIFASLLGVLEKEGLQRLDPLDLPFDPEHHEAVLHEHDDEAEAPTVVEVLRPGYVWKHKVLRPAMVKVKG encoded by the coding sequence GTGACCGGGGCCCACCCGCCCGACGAGCACCGACCCGACCCGTCCGGGGACGAGGCGCCGGCGGCATCCGAACCCGATGCCGCCGGCGCCGATCCCGACCCGCCCACCGAGGCGTCCACCCGACCCGATCTCGGGGGGCTCGCCCCCGACGACCTCGAGTCGCTGGCCACCGAGACCTTCGACCGGCTCGACGGCGTCGTCGCCGAGCGCGACGACTACCTCGACCGTCTCCGCCGTCTCCAGGCCGACTTCGAGAACTACAAGAAGCGCAGCACCAAGGAGCACAAGGAGGCCGGCGAGCGCGCCACCGCCCGGCTGGCCGAGTCGCTGCTCCCGGTGCTCGACTCCTGCGACGCGGCGCTGGTGCACGGCGCCACCGCGGTCGAGCCGATCTTCGCCTCGCTGCTCGGCGTGCTCGAGAAGGAAGGTCTCCAGCGGCTCGATCCGCTCGACCTTCCCTTCGATCCCGAACACCACGAGGCCGTGCTCCACGAGCACGACGACGAGGCCGAGGCCCCCACCGTGGTCGAGGTGCTGCGTCCCGGTTACGTGTGGAAGCACAAGGTGCTGCGACCGGCGATGGTGAAGGTCAAGGGGTGA
- the dnaK gene encoding molecular chaperone DnaK, translated as MPKAVGIDLGTTNSVVSVLEAGDPVVIPNSEGSRTTPSVVAFSKGGEVLVGEVAKRQAITNPDRTIRSVKRHMGTDWKTEVDGKAYTAQEISARTLQKLKRDAEAYLGDSVDQAVITVPAYFDDAQRTATKEAGQIAGLEVLRIINEPTAAALAYGLDKEGADQTILVFDLGGGTFDVSVLEIGDGVFEVKSTHGDTNLGGDDWDERVIDWLTTSFKNDHGVDLSNDPMALQRLKEAAEKAKIELSQVQQSQINLPFITATDAGPLHLDYQLSRAKFQELTADLLERCKSPFEQAIKDAGLEKGQLDHVILVGGSTRMPAVTDLVVEIAGKEANKSVNPDEVVAIGAAVQAGVLKGDVKDVLLLDVTPLSLGIETKGGVMHKLIERNTTIPTRRTEVYTTAEDMQPSVEIHVLQGEREMAQFNKTLGKFQLVDLPPAPRGVPQIEVTFDIDANGIVHVSAKDRATNKEQSMTITGQSSLDKDSIDQMVKDAEAHAEEDRRRREEAEVRNNADSLVYQTEKVLREQGEKFSGDEKSSVESALEELKKALAGDDVEAIKTSTETLMSASQSFTQRLYEQAAAEQSGEATPPPGGETASDDDVVDAEIVDAEVVDEDEQS; from the coding sequence ATGCCCAAGGCCGTCGGTATCGACCTCGGTACCACCAACTCTGTCGTCAGCGTCCTCGAAGCGGGCGATCCGGTCGTCATCCCCAACTCCGAGGGCAGCCGCACCACGCCGTCGGTCGTCGCCTTCTCCAAGGGCGGCGAGGTCCTCGTCGGTGAGGTCGCCAAGCGCCAGGCCATCACCAACCCCGATCGCACCATCCGCTCGGTCAAGCGCCACATGGGCACCGACTGGAAGACCGAGGTCGACGGCAAGGCCTACACGGCCCAGGAGATCTCGGCCCGCACCCTCCAGAAGCTCAAGCGCGACGCCGAGGCCTACCTCGGAGACTCGGTCGACCAGGCCGTCATCACCGTGCCCGCCTACTTCGACGACGCCCAGCGCACCGCCACCAAGGAGGCCGGCCAGATCGCCGGGCTCGAGGTGCTGCGCATCATCAACGAGCCCACCGCGGCCGCACTGGCCTACGGCCTCGACAAGGAGGGCGCCGACCAGACCATCCTGGTGTTCGACCTCGGTGGTGGCACCTTCGACGTCTCGGTCCTCGAGATCGGCGACGGCGTGTTCGAGGTCAAGTCGACCCACGGCGACACCAACCTCGGTGGCGACGACTGGGACGAGCGGGTCATCGACTGGCTGACCACCTCGTTCAAGAACGATCACGGTGTCGACCTCAGCAACGATCCGATGGCGCTTCAGCGTCTGAAGGAAGCGGCCGAGAAGGCCAAGATCGAGCTGTCGCAGGTGCAGCAGTCCCAGATCAACCTGCCCTTCATCACCGCCACCGATGCCGGCCCGCTCCACCTCGACTACCAGCTCAGCCGGGCCAAGTTCCAGGAGCTCACCGCCGATCTGCTCGAGCGCTGCAAGAGCCCGTTCGAGCAGGCCATCAAGGACGCGGGCCTCGAGAAGGGCCAGCTCGACCACGTCATCCTCGTCGGTGGCTCCACCCGCATGCCCGCGGTGACCGACCTCGTGGTCGAGATCGCCGGCAAGGAGGCCAACAAGTCGGTCAACCCCGACGAGGTGGTCGCCATCGGCGCCGCTGTCCAGGCCGGTGTGCTCAAGGGCGACGTCAAGGACGTGCTCCTGCTCGACGTCACACCGCTGAGCCTCGGCATCGAGACCAAGGGCGGGGTCATGCACAAGCTCATCGAGCGCAACACCACCATCCCCACCCGCCGCACCGAGGTGTACACCACCGCCGAAGACATGCAGCCTTCGGTCGAGATCCACGTGCTGCAGGGCGAGCGCGAGATGGCCCAGTTCAACAAGACCCTCGGCAAGTTCCAGCTCGTCGACCTGCCTCCTGCCCCGCGTGGCGTGCCCCAGATCGAGGTCACCTTCGACATCGACGCCAACGGCATCGTCCACGTGTCGGCCAAGGACCGGGCCACCAACAAGGAGCAGTCGATGACCATCACCGGGCAGTCCTCGCTCGACAAGGACTCCATCGACCAGATGGTCAAGGACGCCGAGGCTCATGCCGAGGAGGACCGCCGCCGTCGCGAGGAGGCCGAGGTTCGCAACAACGCCGACAGCCTCGTCTACCAGACCGAGAAGGTGCTGCGCGAGCAGGGCGAGAAGTTCTCCGGTGACGAGAAGTCCTCGGTCGAGTCCGCGCTCGAAGAGCTGAAGAAGGCGCTCGCCGGCGACGACGTCGAGGCGATCAAGACCTCGACCGAGACCCTCATGTCGGCGAGCCAGAGCTTCACCCAGCGGCTCTACGAGCAGGCTGCGGCCGAGCAGTCCGGCGAGGCCACCCCTCCGCCCGGCGGTGAGACCGCGAGCGACGACGACGTCGTCGACGCCGAGATCGTCGACGCCGAGGTCGTCGACGAGGACGAGCAGTCGTGA
- a CDS encoding phosphoglyceromutase, with translation MAHTLVLLRHGQSTWNEENLFTGWHDVDLTVAGEAEAVAAGPAMVEAGVLPDIVHTSVQKRAIRTANLTLDAMDRAWIPVRRSWRLNERHYGDLTGKNKKETAEQFGDEQVHIWRRSYDTPPPPLDPSNPYQPTDDPRYRKLAPDVLPATECLADVVERMLPWWYDAIVADLRAGNVVLVVAHGNSLRALVKHLDHISDDDISELNIPTGIPVRYQLDADMAPDPVEHFHQRYLGDVEAARAAAEAVAKQTG, from the coding sequence ATGGCACACACCTTGGTCCTGCTCCGCCACGGCCAGAGCACCTGGAACGAAGAGAACCTGTTCACCGGCTGGCACGACGTCGACCTCACCGTGGCCGGCGAAGCCGAGGCGGTGGCCGCGGGCCCGGCCATGGTCGAGGCCGGAGTCCTGCCCGACATCGTGCACACCTCGGTGCAGAAGCGGGCCATCCGCACCGCCAACCTCACCCTCGACGCCATGGATCGGGCCTGGATCCCGGTGCGGCGAAGCTGGCGGCTCAACGAGCGCCACTACGGCGACCTCACCGGCAAGAACAAGAAGGAGACCGCCGAGCAGTTCGGCGACGAGCAGGTGCACATCTGGCGGCGCAGCTACGACACGCCACCCCCGCCGCTCGACCCCTCCAACCCGTACCAGCCCACCGACGACCCCCGCTACCGCAAGCTCGCTCCCGACGTGCTGCCGGCCACCGAGTGCCTCGCCGACGTGGTCGAACGGATGCTGCCCTGGTGGTACGACGCCATCGTCGCCGACCTGCGGGCCGGCAACGTCGTGCTGGTCGTGGCCCACGGCAACAGCCTGCGAGCCCTGGTGAAGCACCTCGACCACATCTCCGACGACGACATCTCCGAGCTCAACATCCCCACCGGGATCCCGGTGCGCTACCAGCTCGACGCCGACATGGCACCCGACCCCGTCGAGCACTTCCACCAGCGCTACCTGGGCGACGTCGAGGCCGCACGCGCCGCGGCGGAGGCGGTCGCCAAACAGACCGGCTGA
- a CDS encoding cation:proton antiporter has protein sequence MDDPTAAIATVVLLGVGAQLIATRLRIPAILLLVAAGLAAGPWFGLIDPDELLGDLLFPIVSMGVGLLLFEGGLGLHRSELGSWGGVLVRLLTVGVAVTGVIAAVAAVTVGGLPLEVAVVFGAIMTVTGPTVIIPLLRQSRLRPRVARVLRWEAIWIDAIGATLAIVMLEVVVVAGDGPVQIAGEVLLTAGVGTLLGLLGALALAWVLGHRLVPDHIQNPAIIATVLVAFAVANHLREEAGLFAATVLGIALANQRRAPVRHVLAFQESLGVLLIGGIFIVLGARVEAADLRDNLVPGLLVLVVLVAVARPVAVWVSTWRSSLSRSERLYLAGVAPRGIVAAAVSALFALRLQDAGVDGASDLTALTFVVVAGSVVVYGLGAVPLSHRLRLSVPEPTGVALVGAPSWAVQLGRCLLSVEVPVLVVTTDESEIREAQQADLLVYNGRLAHRDLADTVEALGVGLALAVSDKEELNAFGAERFVELIGGANVYGLPRSAEERTESHGGVGGGEVRELGDGLVGTDLAALLESGATVEVIDRSTLDDQRETFFPLLTATDGDAAVVRGSVPSSARWVIGFRSPVEAPSGPGSSSD, from the coding sequence ATGGACGATCCCACGGCCGCCATCGCGACCGTTGTGCTACTCGGTGTCGGCGCCCAGCTGATCGCCACGCGCCTGCGGATCCCGGCGATCCTGCTCCTGGTCGCCGCCGGGTTGGCGGCGGGTCCGTGGTTCGGGCTCATCGATCCCGACGAGCTGCTGGGCGACCTGCTGTTCCCGATCGTGTCGATGGGGGTCGGCCTGCTCCTGTTCGAGGGCGGTCTCGGGTTGCACCGCTCCGAGCTGGGGTCCTGGGGCGGTGTCCTGGTCCGTCTCCTGACCGTGGGGGTGGCGGTCACCGGCGTCATCGCGGCCGTGGCCGCGGTGACAGTGGGGGGTCTGCCGCTCGAGGTGGCGGTGGTGTTCGGGGCGATCATGACCGTCACCGGACCCACGGTGATCATCCCGCTGCTGCGCCAGTCGCGCTTGCGACCCCGTGTGGCCCGGGTGCTGCGCTGGGAGGCGATCTGGATCGATGCCATCGGCGCAACGCTCGCCATCGTCATGCTGGAGGTGGTGGTCGTCGCCGGGGACGGGCCGGTGCAGATCGCCGGCGAGGTGCTCCTCACCGCTGGGGTCGGCACCCTTCTCGGCCTCCTGGGTGCGTTGGCGCTCGCGTGGGTGCTCGGCCACCGCCTGGTTCCCGACCACATCCAGAACCCGGCGATCATCGCGACGGTGCTCGTCGCCTTCGCCGTCGCCAACCACCTGCGCGAGGAGGCGGGGCTGTTCGCGGCCACGGTGCTCGGGATCGCGCTGGCCAACCAGCGACGGGCACCGGTCCGTCACGTGCTGGCCTTCCAGGAGAGCCTCGGGGTGCTGCTCATCGGGGGGATCTTCATCGTGCTCGGTGCCCGGGTCGAGGCCGCCGACCTGCGTGACAACCTCGTTCCCGGCCTGTTGGTGCTGGTCGTGCTGGTGGCCGTCGCCCGCCCGGTTGCAGTGTGGGTGTCGACGTGGCGGTCGAGCCTGAGTCGAAGCGAGCGGCTGTATCTGGCCGGGGTGGCGCCCCGGGGGATCGTCGCGGCCGCGGTGTCGGCGTTGTTCGCGCTGAGGCTGCAGGACGCGGGGGTCGACGGCGCGAGCGACCTCACGGCCCTGACCTTCGTGGTGGTGGCGGGCTCGGTCGTCGTCTACGGGCTGGGGGCTGTTCCCCTGTCGCACCGGTTGCGGCTGAGCGTCCCCGAACCGACCGGTGTGGCGCTGGTGGGGGCGCCGTCCTGGGCGGTGCAGCTCGGCCGGTGCCTGCTCAGCGTCGAGGTTCCCGTGCTGGTGGTGACCACCGACGAGTCCGAGATCCGCGAGGCCCAGCAAGCCGACCTCCTCGTCTACAACGGGCGACTTGCCCACCGCGACCTGGCCGACACCGTCGAGGCGCTGGGTGTCGGTCTGGCGCTCGCGGTGTCGGACAAGGAGGAGCTCAACGCCTTCGGGGCTGAACGGTTCGTGGAGCTGATCGGCGGGGCCAACGTCTACGGTCTGCCGCGCAGCGCCGAGGAGCGGACCGAGAGCCACGGCGGTGTCGGTGGCGGCGAGGTCCGCGAGCTGGGCGACGGGCTGGTGGGGACCGATCTGGCGGCGTTGCTGGAGTCGGGTGCCACCGTTGAGGTCATCGACCGGTCGACGCTCGACGACCAGCGCGAGACGTTCTTCCCCCTCCTCACCGCCACCGACGGGGATGCCGCGGTCGTGAGGGGCAGTGTCCCGTCGAGCGCGAGGTGGGTGATCGGCTTCCGGTCGCCGGTCGAGGCGCCGTCGGGCCCGGGGTCGTCGTCGGACTGA
- a CDS encoding DEAD/DEAH box helicase produces MSHPNQTPAAARRPPDLWSHLLSSPAVAPTGAATTFAELGVPDAIAGRLTQRGITDAFPIQVATLADALAGRDICGRAPTGSGKTIAFGIPLVAGVSQAKPRHPRGLVLVPTRELATQVAEELTALAGPKGPSVATFFGGVGFGKQLKALAHGVDIAVACPGRLADLVQQGEIHLDAATMVVLDEADRMADMGFLPEVKRLLDRTPDDRQTLLFSATLDGDVNVLIKRYQHNPARHEHVVADDAPSNRHEFWKVERPERLGVTARVVTAEWPTIVFCRTRRGADRLAKQLAREGVSAAAIHGDRSQGQRERALAQFTSGKVQALVATDVAARGIHVDEVACVVHFDVPADQKDYVHRSGRTGRAGRTGLVVSLVPAEQVNDVRKIQRSLGLRQGVGAPDLDVLGPVRAAPKPAPERTDDRPQRNRQGGRGSANKGQGGNGGGRGGNGGGQRGNGQGRGGKRPGQSARARAAKRAKQG; encoded by the coding sequence ATGTCGCACCCCAACCAGACCCCTGCCGCCGCCCGGCGGCCCCCCGATCTCTGGAGTCATCTGTTGTCCTCCCCCGCCGTCGCGCCCACAGGCGCGGCCACCACCTTTGCCGAGCTCGGCGTCCCCGACGCCATCGCCGGCCGCCTCACCCAGCGAGGCATCACCGACGCCTTCCCCATCCAGGTCGCGACCCTCGCCGACGCCCTCGCCGGGCGCGACATCTGTGGCCGGGCCCCCACCGGGTCGGGCAAGACCATCGCCTTCGGCATCCCGCTGGTGGCCGGCGTGTCCCAGGCCAAGCCCCGCCACCCCCGCGGCCTCGTGCTGGTCCCCACCCGCGAGCTGGCCACCCAGGTGGCCGAGGAGCTCACGGCCCTGGCCGGCCCGAAGGGCCCGTCGGTGGCCACCTTCTTCGGCGGTGTCGGCTTCGGCAAGCAGCTCAAGGCCCTCGCCCACGGCGTCGACATCGCCGTCGCCTGCCCCGGTCGCCTCGCCGACCTGGTGCAACAGGGCGAGATCCATCTCGATGCCGCCACCATGGTGGTGCTCGACGAGGCCGACCGCATGGCCGACATGGGGTTCCTCCCCGAGGTCAAGCGCCTCCTCGACCGCACCCCCGACGACCGCCAGACCCTCTTGTTCTCGGCCACTCTCGACGGCGACGTCAACGTGTTGATCAAGCGCTACCAGCACAACCCCGCCCGCCACGAGCACGTCGTCGCCGACGACGCCCCGTCGAACCGCCACGAGTTCTGGAAGGTCGAACGCCCCGAACGCCTCGGGGTCACCGCCCGGGTCGTCACCGCCGAGTGGCCGACGATCGTGTTCTGCCGCACCCGGCGCGGCGCCGACCGCCTGGCCAAGCAGCTCGCCCGCGAAGGCGTCTCCGCGGCCGCCATCCACGGCGATCGGTCACAGGGCCAGCGCGAGCGGGCCCTGGCCCAGTTCACCTCCGGCAAGGTGCAGGCGCTGGTCGCCACCGACGTCGCCGCCCGCGGCATCCACGTCGACGAAGTGGCCTGTGTGGTGCACTTCGACGTCCCTGCCGACCAGAAGGACTACGTCCACCGCTCGGGCCGCACCGGCCGCGCCGGGCGGACCGGGCTGGTCGTGTCACTGGTCCCCGCAGAGCAGGTGAACGACGTGCGCAAGATCCAGCGCAGCCTCGGCCTGCGCCAAGGCGTCGGTGCCCCCGACCTCGACGTGCTCGGCCCGGTCCGGGCCGCGCCCAAGCCCGCACCCGAACGCACCGACGACCGTCCCCAGCGCAACCGCCAAGGCGGCAGAGGCTCGGCCAACAAGGGCCAGGGCGGAAACGGTGGCGGGCGCGGTGGCAACGGCGGCGGTCAGCGCGGCAACGGGCAAGGTCGCGGCGGCAAGCGGCCCGGACAGTCGGCCAGGGCCCGGGCCGCCAAGCGCGCCAAGCAGGGCTGA